From the genome of Cystobacter fuscus DSM 2262:
TGAAGTCCCCGAAACCGCCCGTGGAGGGCCCGCGGCCCACGTTGTACTCGGCCATGAAGCCAATCGGCTGCGGGTAGATGACCAGGCTCACGTTGGCGCGGGCATCCACGAGATCATTCTCCCCGCCGGCCAGCGCATACGGCGCCGACGCGCTCGGCGAGGCGGTGACGTTGAATCGGCCGTAATAGCCTCCCGCGCCGACCTCGACGAACTGCTTGCCGAAGAGGAAGGGCCAGGTCACGCGGCCCACCACATGCAGGTTGTCATTGCGCTCGGGCCGGTTGGCGGTCTGCCCGTTGTAGACCCCCAGGCCCACCACGCCGTAGTCGCCCGAGCCCTTCAGGTTGTTGTCGACCAGATCCTTGAAGCGCTTGCGAATCTCGCTCGGCGCCCAATAGAAGAAGATGCCCAGGTCGCGCTCGTCCTTGACGGCGCTGTTGATGGCGTCGTTGCGGTCGAAGGCCAGACGGTTCTGGCTCGACTGGAGGTTCTCGAAACCATACGGCACCTTGGACTGGCCCACGCGCAGCCGGAACTCCTTGGCCGAGTCCAGGAAGATGTCGGCGTACCAGTCGCGCAGGATGGCCACGTTGTACTGGTCCGAGATGACCGAGGCGAAGTCGGGTTGCAGGTAGATGGACACCCGCTCGTGCACGTCACCGAAGATGATGAGCCGCGCGCGCCGGATGCCAAAGCCGTTGTTCTTGCCCAGGAAACGGTCGCCCTGGTCGTTGATGAGATCCTCGTTGACGCGGAAGCTCGGCAGCCGGTTGTAGCGGAACTGCGTGTAGCCCCGGAGGCGGATCTTCTCGTACCAGTGGGTCTCCTTCTTGGGAGCCTCGGCGGGCGGCGTCACCGCGGCGGGCGGAGCGCTGGGGGCGGCCGGCTCGACATTCGTGGGCGTCGTGCTGGGAGAGGCCGGCTCGGGGTTCGCCGCCGGAGCGTCGGCGGCCGCCGGGGTCTCGGGGCTGCCGGTCTGCTGGGCCTGGGCCAGCGGAGACAGGAACAGCGTGGCACCAGGCAGCAGCGACAGGAGGACGGATCGGGAAGAAGCAGTGAGGTGCATGGCGGGGCTCGACACGCGGGCGGGAGAACCCCGGGCTCGCGTGTGGCGCACCCCGTACCCAATCGGCCGCACCCCGACAACAAAGGGCGGGGCCCGTCGCGAAAGTGTCACAGGGTCACGGCCCCGTGTCGCAAGTGTCACCCAGGCGTCACGAAATCAGGCCCCCGCCCCCGATTCTTTGACCCGAAATTCTGGGATTCGCTCTCTTTCAGGGCGTTCTCGAAGGAGCGGTCTTGCACAAAGCATTCGAACTCAGAAGTCTGGCGGTCGGAGCCCTTCTCACCACCCTGGTGGCCTGCGCGGGTCAGCCCGATCCCTCCGAGGTGCTGGACGAGCCCATGCGTTCCCAGGAGGCCAAAGCGCTCTCCACCCGGGTTGTCGGCTACTTCCCCACATGGCAGGGAGACGTCAACGCCATCCAGTACGACAAGCTCACCCACATCAACTACTCCTTCCTGTTGCCCACGGCGCAGGGCGGGCTGACGGGGTTGAGCAGCGGGGACGCGCGGCTGCGCTCGCTGGTGCAGGCGGCGCACGCCAAGGGCGTCAAGGTGCAGGTGGCGGTGGGCGGCTGGATGGATGGCAATGACGCGCCCTTCGAGCAGATGGCCGCCAACGCCTCGGCGCGCACCACCTTCGTCAACAACG
Proteins encoded in this window:
- a CDS encoding porin, yielding MHLTASSRSVLLSLLPGATLFLSPLAQAQQTGSPETPAAADAPAANPEPASPSTTPTNVEPAAPSAPPAAVTPPAEAPKKETHWYEKIRLRGYTQFRYNRLPSFRVNEDLINDQGDRFLGKNNGFGIRRARLIIFGDVHERVSIYLQPDFASVISDQYNVAILRDWYADIFLDSAKEFRLRVGQSKVPYGFENLQSSQNRLAFDRNDAINSAVKDERDLGIFFYWAPSEIRKRFKDLVDNNLKGSGDYGVVGLGVYNGQTANRPERNDNLHVVGRVTWPFLFGKQFVEVGAGGYYGRFNVTASPSASAPYALAGGENDLVDARANVSLVIYPQPIGFMAEYNVGRGPSTGGFGDFTIDSRPLRGGYAQLMYKLDNVAGVSLIPYVRGTLYEGGKKFETNAPRYDVRELEMGVEWQILKALEVTAAYLVSDRTSSRAPYQQQRGDVTRIQLQVNY